In Ascaphus truei isolate aAscTru1 chromosome 5, aAscTru1.hap1, whole genome shotgun sequence, one genomic interval encodes:
- the LOC142494722 gene encoding uncharacterized protein LOC142494722, whose protein sequence is MEQVSSPGSASSTLLEEHHGDEDDEYDEDDATEETEIQSCDHEEVPIETVVPPNRPSTSTYDAIVASEGKIVDAENRRHSDMMTVLERMIGLQEETVSQLAHLHRVFIEVPKQLQKINTSFEALVVQQTQANYWRMTNVPQFNTSQPGSVHPGQFSPHSSDIHSPGPNVTGQVADIAVQVPDDILPLPSVQIQQQTPTKEATKTKQDTHETDQPSLVQCLPTCSHVSLGTSPVREQSLPKSPVAL, encoded by the exons atggaacaagtgtcttcacctgggtcagccagctcaacactactagaag aacatcatggtgatgaggatgatgagtatgatgaggatgacgccacagaagagactgaaatacaatcatgtgaccatgaagaggtgccaatagaaactgttgtaccgccaaatcgtccatcaacttccacatacgatgcaattgtagcttcagagggaaaaatagtggacgcagaaaatcgtcgccattcagacatgatgacagtgctggaaaggatgattggactgcaggaagaaacagtatcacaattggcacatctccacagagtcttcattgaagtgcctaaacagttgcaaaaaatcaacacctcattcgaagcattagttgttcagcaaacacaagctaattactggagaatgactaatgtaccacaattcaacacctcccagccaggatctgttcatccaggtcagttttcaccacattcatctgatattcattcaccaggcccaaatgttaccggtcaagtagcagacattgctgtgcaggttcctgatgacatcctaccgctgccatctgtacaaattcagcagcagacacctacaaaggaggcgacaaaaacaaaacaagacacacatgaaacagaccaaccatcacttgtgcagtgtctaccaacttgctcacatgtgtcactgggcacaagccctgtccgtgaacagtcactacccaaaagccctgtag ccctgtag